From Musa acuminata AAA Group cultivar baxijiao unplaced genomic scaffold, Cavendish_Baxijiao_AAA HiC_scaffold_1078, whole genome shotgun sequence:
ttttttatttcttatcttGGCTGGAGTACAGGGTGGTAAAGGCTCTCGGGTCGTGAACTGTGTTTTAGCTCTTAAATCCTATGGTGAGCATAAAGAAGGAGGCAGAAATGGTTCCTGCAAGTATGGTGGGGTTTTGAAACCTTCAAGCTGTGGTAAACATTTTGCAAGGAGAAACTTTGAACCTTTCATGAATTCCCTTGCAAGAAATCAATCAGCTGACAAAATCCAGGACAGTGTATCGGTGGAAGAGAACTTGAGCATTGATTTTTCATTAGAATCCACTGAAATGGTTGGTAAGCTGAAGGTCACAATTTATACAATGAATTGAGTGATCCTGCATTAACTAAAAACATGCGTGATATGGTTCACAGACATCACATTCTCTGAATATGCTTGTGCGCACCATTCTGTCAAATAAGAAGCCCGAAGAAGTTCCATCAGTAAGTTAATTCATTACAAATATTAACAGTACATAGTGGATATGAGGTGAAAATTGTTTTCCTTGTTCCCAGCTTGTAGAGTCAATGTTAAGCAAAGTAATGCAAGAATTCGAGTGTCGGATTGCAAGCCAAAATGATCTGGTAGACCCTTGTACTTTGGTCATTCACATACTGCTTTGTTTATCTGAACAAGAGTGCTTCTCTTCTTTTTATCTTTATACTTAATGAGTATTACTTATTTTCCCTTCACTGACTTTATCTTCAAAATGATTGTGCAGCATCTTCTCCCGAAACCTGCTTGATTTTCTTCCTCAACTCAATATatgataataaattttattttttgccgCTGGTagattcttggaataacttcaatTGGTATTACTAATCTTGTTAGGTTACAACAACTGCAAAGGATCAAACTGATGGAACAATATCCTTATCTGAAGAAAACAATTTACCAGAGACTTCATCCAGTTGTTGTGAAATAGAGGTACCTTGTCCTATTTCGTACAGGGAAAAATCCAACAAAGTCATAATTATCAAACTAATTGTGGTATTCATTAGACCAAATATATTGCTGGTTGTGTGTGTTAcaaaaaattcatttatgattTGTGATTTATTAGACTTCAGTACCTCGTGATAAATTCATGTGCCTTTCTAATTGTTTTTCTATGATTTAGATGGTGAAGGCAGAGAGCACTTCTCCAAGTTTAAAAGATGAGAGTTTTAGTATGAGCTTGAAGGATGGAGAGACATCAAATACCAAGCTCCTAAAGCAAGGCCTACTTTTTGATGGACACACATCAAGTACCAAGCTCCTAAAGCAAGGCCTACTTTTTGATAGACAAAAAACAGAAATTCTGGTATGCTCTATAGCGGTCATTTTGTTTGAAGGATGCATTATGGTTGAGTTCATCAATCCACATTGATGGTTGACGTCCTATGTAGGAACTGAAAGATGCACTTGTAACCACTAGAGCTGGTATAGAATTGATGAAAACTCAATACTCTGAGGAATTAAGTAATCTCGGTAAGATAATTAACTGATCAGTTGGAATTGAAGATCAGAACTGTTATATGTACCTTGAAGGCCCTTGTTTTCATCGTTTTTAGGGAAGCATATGAGGATCCTAGCTCATGCAGTTCAAGGATATCATAAAATACTCGAGGAAAATAGAAAGTTATACAATCAAGTGCAGGATCTTAAAGGTAATATTATAGCTGGATCCTAAGATTAATTATTAGATGGTGCAAACCTAATGCTTCTACTAATTTCTTTTGTATAGGGAACATTAGGGTGTATTGCCGTGTCAGGCCTTTCTTGCCTGGGCAGTCTAATCTGAGCACTGTTGGTCATATTGATGATGGAAGTATTACAATTCTTACCCCTCCAAAATATGGGAAAGAAGGGCATAAATCTTTTACCTTCAACAAAGTATTTGGCCCATTTGCTACTCAAGGTTTTTGATGCTCTATATTCAGTTTCATTTAGAATTTTCTAATGCAAACCACTGAATTAACCCCTTTAAATTAATGCAGAGGAGGTTTTTTCTGACACACAACCTTTGATCCGTTCTGTTCTTGATGGTTACAACGTTTGCATCTTTGCATATGGACAAACTGGAGCAGGAAAAACGTATACAATGGTAATGACATTGATATGAATATTTATCTTGAAATACTTCAGTTTAGCTCACTGTCATTTGTCCGTTCGAACTTAATTTTTCATGCAGAGTGGACCTAAGGTACTCACGGAACAGAGTTTTGGAGTGAACTATAGGGCATTAAATGACTTGTTCCATATCTCAAAGGAGAGAAAAGACACATTTTGTTATGAAATTTCTGTTCAGATGATTGAGATATACAACGAGCAAGTAAGAGATCTCCTTGCTAGTGACGGCCCTCACAAAAGATATCCTTTTATAAGATCTTGTTTTTGTAATACTTCATCTTTTGTTTGTTGTTTATTCATGATTATCTATACTTTTTACGCCTTAGAATTCCCAACCTATTTTCTATGGACTAAATGTTAGCTATTTTTATAGAACTTTTCTCCATTCTGTCCACATAAACCTTTACATGTTGATACATTAGATATCCGTAATAGTTCTCAGACAGGATTTGCTGTGCCTGATGCAAACTCGGTTCCTGTCACATCAACAACTGAGGTTATTGAGCTAATGGATATTGGTCAAAAAAATCGTGCTGTTAGTGCAACCTCCATGAATGACCGTAGCAGTCGCTCTCACAGGTCTGGTCATACTTGTGAAGGAATTTGCTTTGACTTTCACAGTGTTTGACCAATGGATTTTTTGGTTTACAGTTGCTTGACAATTCATGTTCAAGGAAGAGAGTTGGCATCTGGGGTTGTTGTTAGAGGATGTATGCATTTAGTTGATCTGGCAGGTAGTGAGAGAGTTAATAAATCTGAAGTTAAAGGAGACAGGCTAAAAGAAGCACAGCATATTAACAAATCACTAGCAGCTTTAGGAGATGTGATATCTGCCCTTGCTCAGAAGAGTTCACATATTCCTTATAGGAATAGCAAACTTACACAACTACTTCAAGATTCTCTAGGTAATACCTAAATGTGATTTTCTAAGTTCTACATGTAACTCATTCTTCTGGAGTCATCATATGCTATTTTGGTTTTCTCAGGAGGGCAAGCTAAAACATTGATGTTTGTCCACATAAGCCCTGAGGTTGATGCAGTAAGTGAGACACTAAGCACACTCAAGTTTGCTGAACGGGTTGCAATGGTCGAG
This genomic window contains:
- the LOC103983775 gene encoding kinesin-like protein KIN-14P, whose translation is MASEGFLSLSVVEDVLKQHGTMMSDIDLASRKEEEAATRRYEAAGWLRRMVGVVGARDLPEEPTEEEFRLGLRNGIVLCNALNKVQPGAVPKVVEAPVDPTLLPDGAALSAYQYFENLRNFLDALEELGLPTFEASDLERGGKGSRVVNCVLALKSYGEHKEGGRNGSCKYGGVLKPSSCGKHFARRNFEPFMNSLARNQSADKIQDSVSVEENLSIDFSLESTEMTSHSLNMLVRTILSNKKPEEVPSLVESMLSKVMQEFECRIASQNDLVTTTAKDQTDGTISLSEENNLPETSSSCCEIEMVKAESTSPSLKDESFSMSLKDGETSNTKLLKQGLLFDGHTSSTKLLKQGLLFDRQKTEILELKDALVTTRAGIELMKTQYSEELSNLGKHMRILAHAVQGYHKILEENRKLYNQVQDLKGNIRVYCRVRPFLPGQSNLSTVGHIDDGSITILTPPKYGKEGHKSFTFNKVFGPFATQEEVFSDTQPLIRSVLDGYNVCIFAYGQTGAGKTYTMSGPKVLTEQSFGVNYRALNDLFHISKERKDTFCYEISVQMIEIYNEQVRDLLASDGPHKRLDIRNSSQTGFAVPDANSVPVTSTTEVIELMDIGQKNRAVSATSMNDRSSRSHSCLTIHVQGRELASGVVVRGCMHLVDLAGSERVNKSEVKGDRLKEAQHINKSLAALGDVISALAQKSSHIPYRNSKLTQLLQDSLGGQAKTLMFVHISPEVDAVSETLSTLKFAERVAMVELGAAQVNKDNGEVKELRLQVASLKAALAKKEGEHLRSAMSSPDIYGMKSGATSPAHPNHMQTMEDFGNIEVRSCSALMQERADMDLQDLLTASDSSSWPERYPKLLKFGSKETGEDVIQNEDALSAWEGDNPHVPDSFYQGYIPDVRAFGDQHRSRANCIATEDLDDLDFATSESSEQDVLSQSNLPKSSNAVDRIKRPQSGSVKSSDIRSASRSHLPSPSRKISNAPGQTVSRSTRQPISGGIDGKRRPNAKTGSRK